DNA from Spartinivicinus poritis:
ATAACGTTGTAGAAATGTTAATAGGCCGGTGATTAGCTAATTGTTTGGCAACTCGTAATATTTTTAATTCATCGCCCAGGGTTAAACCATAACCACTTTTAATTTCTACCGTAGTAACCCCTTCAGCGATGAGCACATCCAGTCGTGGCAAGGCTAACTTAAGCAGCTCTTCTTCAGACGCAGATCGAGTGGCAGTAACGGTGGATAGAATTCCTCCCCCTTGTTTAGCAATGGTTTCATAGGGAACACCCTCTAAACGCTGCTCAAACTCATTGGCTCGATTCCCGGCAAATACTAGGTGAGTATGGCAGTCAATTAACCCAGGACTTAACCAACCACCTTCACCATCAATAATTCGTTTAGCTTGTGGTAAAGCAGTTCCTGAAGATTGATCCAAAATAGCGATAATCCGGCCATCCTTGACCACTACCGACTGATTTTTTGCAGTCACTAGGCCTTTATCTGCTAGCTCACCGGTTATCAGGTTAACGTTAGTCCAGACAGTATCTGCTATGGCTGTAAAGTGCGTTTGTTCCATTCAGGCTTGGCCCTAATTACTGTTACTTTATTTAGTACTTATTTTGTATATACAAATCAGCTTACTATTTATCAACTACTTCGGCTTCTTTTATTCCTTCTATTACTTAGATATACCTAAACTTTGGTGTCTGTTATGAATTAGTAGATGCTTCCTAGCTTAGGGCTAGAGATACAGGATACAGAAACTTACGAGGCATGGAGCCAATTAAAGCCTCTAAGGGTGGACTTGAGGCATGTTCTGTATCCTGTATGTAGTCCTACTTGGTATCGTGGATCCAACAAACAGAATTTGTATATACAAATATAGATTGAGTTCAAGTTGCTCGTCAATTGCTAATTTTTGACTTATTTCATAAGAATGGGAAACTTGGCTGAATTTTATTCAGCCATAACTGCTTGGGAGCGAAGCTTATAACGAGAGCCAGGATGAATCAGTTTAGCAACACTAATTAACTGACCCGTTGACCAAGTACGACGGTTAACCAGTAAACAAGGCTCAGCAGACTCAATATGTAACAACTGCTGAATACTTTCATCAGGCATAATAGCTTCAACAACATGCTCAGCCTCTGATAATGGACAGTGTTTTGATAAATACTCATTAGGGGTAGTAGCAGTGAAGTCTTGCTTTAAATAGTCAGGCACTGCTGTTGCGTTGACATAGCGCTCTTCCACCTGCAGTGGCTGGTCATTTTCCTGGTGCACAATCAACGAATAAAAAATCGTTTCACCTTCTTGCACCCCTAATTTTAAAGCCGTTTGCTCAGTGGCAGAGACAGCTTCCAACTTAACCACCTTGCTGCTATGTACATGGCCTCGACTACGGATTTCATCAGCAATGTTTTTTATTTCCAACAGCGGCGATTCAACTTTCAGGTCTGTCACAAACGTCCCTTGCCCAGGGTAGCGAACCAATAACCCTTCTTTCACCAAATCCCTGATCGCTTTGTTAGCTGTCATTCGACTTACTTGAAACTTGTCAGAAAGCTCATGCTCCGTAGGAATTCGCTCATGAGGCTTATAGTGACGATCACGAATGTTCTGGTAAATAAAATCTTTTATCTGTTGGTAGCGGGGCTTATCGTTTGTCACCATAACGCTCTAATTCTGCTTTTTCTGAGTTACTCACACAAACTGTGGATAAGTATGTGAATTTGTTTGGGTCAAACGCCTGTATTAATGAATCTACCAGCTGTTAGCACAGCTGCTCAATTTGGCAACTACTCCTTTTTACTGGCGAGCATCTCTAAAAATACCCTTACTCCTAATAACCACTCATACGTAGAAATTAACAGGCATTCTTAGAATACCATCAATTACTAACTTCGAAGCAAACATTATTCGAACCTGCCAGCAATTTGCGGTAAGATCGCCCATCTTTTCAACACCGTAGTTACTGGGTATCGCAAAATTTCGCATCTCCCCAGGTGTTTAACTTGGTCAATGAGGAAGTTATTAAATGCTTGAGGCATTATTTAAACTCAAAGCCCACAATACCTGTGTCAAAACTGAAGTATTAGCTGGTTTTACCACTTTCTTAACGATGGCGTACATCGTGTTTGTTAACCCTAATATGCTGGCAGCGGCGGGAATGGATCAAGGGGCTGTGTTTGTCGCTACCTGCCTAGCAGCCGCTATTGGTTGCTTGATAATG
Protein-coding regions in this window:
- the hutC gene encoding histidine utilization repressor; protein product: MVTNDKPRYQQIKDFIYQNIRDRHYKPHERIPTEHELSDKFQVSRMTANKAIRDLVKEGLLVRYPGQGTFVTDLKVESPLLEIKNIADEIRSRGHVHSSKVVKLEAVSATEQTALKLGVQEGETIFYSLIVHQENDQPLQVEERYVNATAVPDYLKQDFTATTPNEYLSKHCPLSEAEHVVEAIMPDESIQQLLHIESAEPCLLVNRRTWSTGQLISVAKLIHPGSRYKLRSQAVMAE